Proteins found in one Vigna radiata var. radiata cultivar VC1973A unplaced genomic scaffold, Vradiata_ver6 scaffold_305, whole genome shotgun sequence genomic segment:
- the LOC106754923 gene encoding uncharacterized protein LOC106754923, protein MAQEDKPTSSLMHPSSSYTFLLNIMSKRRTWACLFFFVYGTLLASSWNFLQSTLSWYNLQVQSSTSAWPALYASVLLGTVFGLLSMVATLMVMVPAVLVMWITVVVLLAFFGKPRRTLVVEGRKITGEIFGK, encoded by the coding sequence ATGGCGCAAGAAGACAAACCCACATCTTCACTTATGCACCCATCTTCCTCGTACACCTTCCTTCTCAACATCATGAGCAAAAGGAGAACTTGGGcatgtctttttttctttgtctatGGAACCCTTTTGGCTTCTTCATGGAATTTCCTCCAATCCACGCTTTCTTGGTACAATCTTCAAGTTCAGTCCTCCACCTCCGCCTGGCCAGCGCTCTACGCCTCCGTGCTTCTCGGCACCGTCTTTGGGCTCCTCTCCATGGTGGCAACTCTGATGGTTATGGTTCCGGCTGTGCTGGTGATGTGGATCACAGTGGTGGTGCTGTTGGCCTTCTTTGGGAAGCCTAGGAGGACCCTGGTGGTGGAGGGAAGGAAGATCACGGGGGAGATTTTCGGGAAATGA
- the LOC106754930 gene encoding protein NDH-DEPENDENT CYCLIC ELECTRON FLOW 5-like, translating to MNMMAFSLLFCSTRFIPTPFLSTATNLLSPQHNCASFIPQKKQCKREFPLPAVASVPYEPINFEYLQEEFSGHGVTFEEACGSCVVKMELRNGSTVTMMLPSGLITSYKALMWHGGKVELLHTSVSEGENGDPLIQGGVSLNFNFQTDHDGELSWSPTNWVLHKIHGKPRESIQVELATRTPDDKIGLRYIVTLEKDTLNSELKISNRRSLPLQVTGSILNHLTLSSPEATYAIGLEGSSYCSIPLFESEFMLSPKDSSQGEGFGKVFPQWSTKSENNGLEGSQVNNEEIDNYKQLSEELSLLYTEAPRSFTVIDRGRRNSVSVGRSGFDEMYLFSPGSRVEIYSKYSYICVGQASILKPIIISPQDVWRGEQFIYNPNLDA from the exons ATGAACATGATGgcttttagtttacttttttgcTCCACTCGTTTCATTCCCACACCCTTTCTTAGTACTGCCACAAACCTTCTTTCTCCACAACACAATTGTGCCAGTTTCATTCCCCAGAAGAAGCAGTGTAAGAGAGAGTTCCCTCTCCCTGCAGTGGCTTCAGTCCCTTACGAACCCATCAACTTTGAATACCTGCAAGAGGAATTCAGTGGGCATGGAGTCACCTTTGAAGAAGCTTGTGGCAGTTGTGTTGTCAAGATGGAGCTGAGAAATGGAAGCACTGTGACCATGATGTTGCCAAGTGGATTGATCACCTCGTACAAGGCCCTCATGTGGCATGGGGGNAAGGTGGAGTTGCTCCACACTTCTGTGTCAGAGGGAGAGAATGGTGATCCTTTAATTCAAGGAGGGGTGTCTTTAAACTTCAATTTTCAAACTGATCATGATGGTGAACTCTCTTGGTCTCCAACAAATTGGGTTCTCCATAAGATTCATGGCAAACCACGGGAATCCATTCAG GTAGAATTAGCAACCAGAACACCAGATGACAAGATTGGATTAAGATACATAGTGACTTTGGAAAAAGATACCTTAAACTCAGAGCTTAAAATCTCAAACAGAAGGTCTTTACCCCTTCAGGTGACAGGGTCAATACTGAATCATTTGACACTAAGCTCACCAGAAGCAACTTATGCAATAGGGTTAGAAGGATCAAGTTACTGTAGCATACCCTTGTTTGAATCTGAGTTTATGTTGAGTCCTAAAGATTCAAGCCAAGGAGAAGGCTTTGGAAAAGTATTTCCTCAATGGAGTACAAAAAGTGAGAACAATGGATTAGAAGGTAGCCAGGTAAATAATGAAGAAATAGACAACTACAAGCAGTTAAGTGAGGAACTAAGTCTTCTGTACACAGAAGCCCCGCGAAGTTTCACCGTGATTGACAGG GGTAGAAGAAACTCAGTGTCGGTTGGAAGAAGCGGATTTGATGAAATGTATCTATTCAGTCCTGGCTCACGCGTTGAAATTTACAGTAAATATTCCTACATATGTGTAGGCCAAGCTTCCATCCTCAAACCAATAATTATAAGTCCTCAAGATGTTTGGAGAGGTGAGCAGTTTATATATAATCCAAATCTTGATGCGTAA